Part of the Vigna radiata var. radiata cultivar VC1973A chromosome 11, Vradiata_ver6, whole genome shotgun sequence genome is shown below.
TAtggattaatttataataaattttttaattgtgtaactaaaaatttaaaaacacatttctaccatttaataatatattgtcaTATAATTGTGATGACTCCTTGTTGAGCTTGCTTGGAAAAATTAAAGTGGTGGATGTTTGCGGAAGCTTGAGTGATAATGGTGGTTCAGAATACTAGAATGGAAATGTAGAATTTTTTCTTAAGAGAAGTTGAACCAATTCTCAAATATGTTAGCAATATTGGATCACATCAAATATTCTAGGTAGACTCAAATATGTTATGaatattatcaaaattgttagaaaattgGATCACATCAAAGTTATTCATTTAATCATGATAGATTTGAGTAAAAAACATTAACTCTAGTTTTAGAAAAagcaattttttaaattttgatatgacGTTGTTTTCAAACATAACTAGTTGGTGAAATTGATAGCAACATAAAAGGGTGTTGCTATGTGTAGGCATAATAAACCCAATTAGTGTTGTAAAATGTTCTGCCTCTTAACTCTGACACCTAATTAAACCTTTCTTATGTATACAATGAATCTCGTAACATGTTTTGACTCTTGACCATAAAATAAGGTAATGTTTCAATCACCTATCAATGAATCAGGTGGCATGTTCAAAGTTTTGGATTACCCTCAGAAATCCAAtttctgattttcttttctttatgcAAATGAACACAGAATAACACTGAAAGAAAACACTTTTATTAGCAGGGCAGCTTTGTAATACATTATCATTCAACTTACAACATGTTTTAATTgcaacacaaaaaataaagagtGCCAAAAGGGATTGAGCTCTCACCCTTTCCTTCACTTCCTTCCACGCCattcactatcacaaaacctGTTTTGTTTCTGCTTTCGTGTTGGAATAGGGTTGCCACGCTCACGGCGGTTGTTGTGGCTGAGATGGGAGCCACCGGTGCCCTCAAATGGGATTACGGccaaaagtgaaagaaaaactgGAGCAGCGTAGTTATGGAAAGCAAACTGCAACTGCGTTACGTGTTGCAGTATATATAGTGTGATGGCATCATCAATGAAAATGATGGATAACTAAACTAACAACTAATAATTACTTATGATAAACTGAACTGTGTTATATCCTGTCGTAATAATATGAtcattatcaataattttaaacaacaaataatatattcaaaattatatatatgtttcatagtaacaaacagagaaaaatatttgtttttattcaatcTTTTTTCCATTATCCATCCTATTTACAtttctccttttcctttttcctgcATCAAACTTTATCCTTATTCTTCAACCTTAAAATTTGTGTGAATCATGGAAGACCTTTTGTTGTTGTGTCTAGAAACAATGTAGGAAGAGTCAAATTACTTGATCCAATTCATCTTGATTTTCGTAATGTTTGCACAATTAAGAGCATATGATTGATAGAAGGAACTTAGGTAGAAGGTGTCTTTCAAAACAGTGAAAACACATTATTGATTCGTAATGGTAAGTGAAACATGATACtattaaaaactattataattgAGTGCCAACGGTAAGTCTCAACTCACTCTTAAAACACTCTCATTTTAATGGATAATCATTTGCACCAACCTGCTTCACTTAATGGCTTCATTTGCAACAGACAAGAAGCTCAACTTCTGAAGGAATTGGTATGTTTCCAAATCTTCTCATATGCCTTCCACTCTGTCCTTAATCGTTTTCGTGCCTCACAAATTTTCTAATGTACTCAACTTCTTATGTCTACTCAAAACATCTTAGTTTCCATGTGAACAAAGCTTAGACATAGacttaaaaaagtgttttttttttgttgatgtccTTCAATTATAATTGGAAATTTGTTAAGTAACTTAAGCTAACTTGCAGTACAGATTTTCAATACGCATATGTGAAATTCTAGTTctgattgaaaaataataacaaaaacacCTGCAGAATTGCATAGTTTAGTCCTTTTCTTATACTGTACTTGTAGATTTTATAACTATGACTCAAGCTATCTTACTTTTCAGGTTTCTCATGGCTCTTGCCCTCATATTTTGCTCAAAGGACCCTCTGGTTCCGGGAAAAGAGAGCTAGCAATGGCTCTTCTTAGGGAAATATATGGTGATGCATGTTATAATGTATGTTTCTTCACATAATTTTCCTTTCAGACGTTGTTTTGTGTTTCTAAGCTGACTTTATTAGACCCTTTTGCAGCTGTCTCATGATTTAAGACACTTCCCTATTCAGGTAGAGATTTCTGGCTTTCCTACCTTAGCTTTTGATATGTGATAGGTACAAACTAAAAAACCGCTTCTGGTATTATTGCAAAAAGTAGCATCTCCTATCCCTTAAAGCAcagtattttcaccaaattgaCAGGACCAAAGGCTTAAGAAAGTCTCTGTACCCATAACATCCAGTCCTCATCACATGGAGCTAGATGTAAATTCAGAACCAAATGCTAAATATGATGGACAGCTGTCCATTCCCAGAAGAACAACCAATTTCAGTTGTATGGGAGGAGATCGTAATAGAAGTTGCCACAGAGATCCTAGCTGATCCATCATATTCACGGCAAGAAATTTCTCTATCTTATGTTCTAAAATACAGAATTAGAAGCTAATAGCTTCTTATTGAATAGGACTCACATGCTTTACTTCTATTCTAAGTAACAGCTTGAAAATTGTCAATCTGATTATGGTTTAAgcttttaatgtaaattttgttatgAATTTATCAGCTTACTCTCAATACGAGGGAAATTTCAAATGCTTCTCTTGGATTTTGTCCAGCCGAAATTGATTCTCCTGGTAACGAATAAGAGtccataattaatttattcaactCATCAAAATAGTATTGAATAAAGTACATTCTGTTCAAACATGCAGAAACTCGTAGAACATCTCCTAAAACAATGCAATCATAGAACAGAaattcataattcatcacacctCAATTTGTAAGGACCAATTTGTGAGTTTATTGGACCATTCCGAATGAATCCTTAAGAGCATTAAAACAGATAACAAATGAAAATACTATAATACTTCAGATgcattaattcaaattttaatactaAATCATTTTCCACCAAAAAGCAATATATTAAAACtggatttaaaacaaaaaaacaagtaCAGATATTTATTTCTTGAGCAATTCATCAGGAACCACCCTAAGCTGCTTCCGCTTTTTCGATTTGGCAATCTTTTTCAAGGTGTTAGGGTTGGTAATCTTTTGGAACTTGGTACCAGATTTAAGAATATTCTCctgcttcttcttctccctttcctctctcttttttcgCTTCTCCACCTTGTTTAAACGAATCTCCTCCTTCAGCTCCGTCATCCTCTCTTTGTACGCCTTCTTAAtcatcttctccttttctctctgcTCGAAAGTCGTCCCTTTCCGGCTCACCTGCGTCGCCGAAGCCCTCCTCTGCCGCACCTGTTTCCATTTCCGACCGGATACCTTCCCGGCAATCACGCCGTCGTAGCTCGGCTGACCGTATACAGGTTTGTCCGGATTATCAGACGACGCTAGCGCCGATCGCTTCGCCGGAGGCGGGACGGTCTCGTCGGTGTCCATGAGAGAAACGCCATATTTGCCTGTGATGACGTCATCCGTTTGCGTTTGGGACTGCTGCTCCCTCTTGCGCTTGTAGGTTTTGCCGCCAAAACCCTCATCGAGGCAGCGAAAGTCGATTGTGCACGCCATGAGCGAGGTTTACGAAACCCTAATGGATTTTAGGGTTTATTTTGTACTTGACTTTCTCTTCACTATTTATACTATAGTTCACTGTAGTTAAAAGGTTAAGatgaagttaaaaataaaagttaattcaaataataaatgaaacaatTTGATGGAGATGAAAATTAACTGATActgcttaatttattttttaatataaattatctgtgacttttaataaaaaagactattttgataattatttttttatgttaattttactttcattaaTGTAAATCATactaacaattatttaattattttgattttcatggAAATTTGAGATGTTATTGGGCAACTCGAATTCCCATCACTCCTATAGAAAAAGCAagattagttaatttatttaaaaatataaaatattataattttaacagGAATAGAGATTTGTGAAAGGGAGATTTAAGTACCTAATTCAAcgtaaaattaaagtatattaataCAGTTGGTTtcatatattagttttataaaattaatttaaatttaaatattattttcttaaaataatattggaatatatataaaatttgatgattttattaaCTTTCCATCTTTTTAGTCTCTTCTAGAAAATAAATTCTAACATACTTATTTTGTCActttataaatatctaaaaaaattctaaataaacaaattttttaaaattttgttttttattttatttaatttaatattttaatataatttattaattttaaatatattaaatcaaattttatataattatttttattttaagtattttatttttatataataatattattataatataaatcatattttaataattattaaaatataaaaatacattaaataatattagaaatttaattaaattaaataattatgaaattttaattaaaaaacaaaataaaaaaaatacttttttttaaaaaaaaatgtgttatcaAAATAACATcatccttttaaaaatatagagtAAGAGATTGGAGAAGATAAAAGGTAAAACTTTCAAGGAGGTTGGAGGTAATAGAGGGTAAAACTTCTAAAGTTGAGATAAACTGGCTCAAGTCTATAAACTAGATTGAGACAAGCTAATCCAAAACAAATGTCAAGACAAATTTGATCAAATCTTTCGAGTCAACTTAACCGAATTTAGTTAAGTCGATTCAAACCAAAATTCGGTTTAATTCGACTGATTCGATCTTTGAGacctttattaaaatttgatcgAATTCAAGATAATTGATTTGGATTAAATTTGAACTGAATGGATCTCGATTTTGTTTGAGCCGAAATTAATGGATTCGGTAAAATCTACTCCAACTAGAACTCGACCGGATTCATACAGGCCCGCCAAATTTCCACCTAGTCGCCCCTTGTGCTTTTCATAAATATCTAATTGCATGCTATCtaacatatttaaatgaaatgatGATAATATATGAGAAGAAACTAGATACATTTACATCAACAAACACTTATGCAGCAACAGGTCTACCACCTACACTAACTTAAACAAAGTTAACTACACAAGAATTGGTATTTAACTACATGCTGAGTACACATGTTGATGCAATATCTTTCTAATGAAGGGCCAAACAGAGTTTGAAGCATAGAACAATGTTTCTTTGGTTATTTCCTTCTATCCTTTATAAGTTCTATTCGTTCCAATGTTTCCAGAACATCTTTCATGGGAGGACGTTTTCTATGGTCACGTTGAAGGCATTTTAGAGTTAAATGTGCTGCTTTCATTGCTGCCTTGGTTGAATACTGTCCCTCTATTCTCTCATCCATTATGCTTTTCAGCTTTCTTTTATCAGACAGAGAAGGCTTAGCCCATTCAATTAGATTCTGCTGCTCCAAGCGCCGGTTTCTATCAAGTGCCCGCAACCCTGTAAGAATTTCAAGCAACACTACACCAAAACCATAAACATCACTCTTCACATACAAATGTCCTGTCCATCAAAACACAACATATCAGAAACATAGGATCATCATCATCTGTTTCTTATGTTTCAACAAACAAGTATCTTCACAAACTAACCAAATTAACTATGTATGTAGATATGATAATCACCTGTTGCAATGTATTCTGGAGCAGCATAGCCATATGTGCCCATGATCCTGGTAGTCACGTGTGAAACTCCCCCAGAAGGGCCTAATTTGGCCAAACCAAAATCTGAAATTTTTGCATTGTAATCCTACAAAAGATGAACAAACATTTGCTTAAAAATTACATTCGTGGATCTTCTATATATTTCTTTAGAAAAGTTTATTCCAAGATAGCATTAACTCATAAACTTGGTATGCATCCAAGCCAGAAGTCAGACTTAATTTATTTTGGCTTCTATTTCTCATGGTAATGAAAAAAGTAGCATATATAAGAGAAATGCAAGAGAGGAAGAAGGTAAAAATAAGAAACCTCATCAAGTAGTATATTTGAGGCTTTGAAATCTCTGTATATGATTTGCTTTTCTGAGGTGTGTAAGAAAGCCAAGCCTCTAGCTGCACCAATAGCTATTTTGAGTCTCGTGTCCCAAGACAGTGGTTCTGTGTTCGTATTTCCTAATTcgaaacaaaaacacaaacataatGAGCTAAACTCAAAACAAATCCATgaccaacaaattttattatgttaatggTCTCAAGCTCATACTTCTAAAGAGATGATTCTCCAAGCTTCCCTTTGGCATGAACTCGTACACAAGTAGAAATTCCACATCGTCACAACAGTAACCCAAAAGCTTCACCAGGTTTTGGTGAGAAACTCTTCCTAAAAAAT
Proteins encoded:
- the LOC106777559 gene encoding protein PXR1-like; translation: MACTIDFRCLDEGFGGKTYKRKREQQSQTQTDDVITGKYGVSLMDTDETVPPPAKRSALASSDNPDKPVYGQPSYDGVIAGKVSGRKWKQVRQRRASATQVSRKGTTFEQREKEKMIKKAYKERMTELKEEIRLNKVEKRKKREEREKKKQENILKSGTKFQKITNPNTLKKIAKSKKRKQLRVVPDELLKK
- the LOC106777558 gene encoding probable serine/threonine-protein kinase PIX13, with product MGLCFSSRAPRQTPSNSLHYSGSGREGESVNGGSSSISSISGNNVVFPSVETRNLKQFNFAELKAATKGFRSDTLLGEGGFGKVYKGWLHEETLTPAKAGSGMVVAVKKLNSESVQGFREWQSEINFLGRVSHQNLVKLLGYCCDDVEFLLVYEFMPKGSLENHLFRRNTNTEPLSWDTRLKIAIGAARGLAFLHTSEKQIIYRDFKASNILLDEDYNAKISDFGLAKLGPSGGVSHVTTRIMGTYGYAAPEYIATGHLYVKSDVYGFGVVLLEILTGLRALDRNRRLEQQNLIEWAKPSLSDKRKLKSIMDERIEGQYSTKAAMKAAHLTLKCLQRDHRKRPPMKDVLETLERIELIKDRRK